CGATAACGACGTTACGTATGAGTCAACCAGGTAGTCTATGTCAGCTGTATCATGTGTTAATTTCTGGTGGCATAACCTCGACTGATGAACGGAAATTCTTAGGACAGGGGACTGACTGACAGACCAACAAGCACAGGTGTGGAGGATGTTTGCCTTAATACAGATCGCATCCTGGctctgctgaatacaacaggtgtagtagacctcacagtgaaatgctgaatacaacaggtgtagtagaccttacagtgaaatgctgaatacaacaggtgtagtagacctcacagtgaaatgctgaatgcaacagctgtagtagaccttacagtgaaatgctgaatacaacaggtgaagtagaccttacagtgaaatgctgaatacaacaggtgaagtagacctgacagtgaaatgctgaatgcaacagctgtagtagaccttacagtgaaatgctgaatacaacaggtgaagtagaccttacagtgaaatgctgaatacaacaggtgaagtagaccttacagtgaaatgctgaatacaacaggtgaagtagacctgacagtgaaatgctgaatgcaacagctgtagtagaccttacagtgaaatgctgaatacaacaggtgaagtagaccttacagtgaaatgctgaatacaacaggtgaagtagacctgacagtgaaatgctgaatacaacaggtgtagtagaccttacagtgaaatgctgaatacaacaggtgtagtagaccttacagtgaaatgctgaatacaacaggtgtagtagaccttacagtgaaatgctgaatacaacaagtgtggaccttacagtgaaatgctgaatacaacaggtgtggaccttacagtgaaatgctgaatacaacaggtgtagtagaccttacagtgaaatgctgaatacaacaggtgaagtagaccttacagtgaaatgctgaatacaacaggtgaagaccttacagtgaaatgctgaatacaacaggtgaagtagaccttacagtgaaatgctgaatacaacaggtgaagtagaccttacagtgaaatgctgaatacaacaggtgaagtagaccttacagtgaaatgctgaatacaacaggtgaagtagaccttacagtgaaatgctgaatacaacaggtgttgtagacctgacagtgaaatgttgaatacaacaggtgaagtagaccttacagtgaaatgctgaatacaacaggtgttgtagacctgacagtgaaatgctgaatacaacaggtgtagtagaccttacagtgaaatgctgaatacaacaggtgtagtagacctgacagtgaaatgctgaatacaacaggtgtagtagaccttacagtgaaatgctgaatacaacaggtgttgtagacctgacagtgaaatgttgaatacaacaggtgtagtagaccttacagtgaaatgctgaatacaacaggtgtagtagaccttacagtgaaatgctgaatacaacaggtgtagtagaccttacagtgaaatgctgaatacaacaagtgtggaccttacagtgaaatgctgaatacaacaggtgtggaccttacagtgaaatgctgaatacaacaggtgtagtagaccttacagtgaaatgctgaatacaacaggtgtagtagaccttacagtgaaatgctgaatacaacaggtgtagtagaccttacagtgaaatgctgaataaaacaggtgtagtagacctcacagtgaaatgctgaatacaacaggtgtagtagaccttacagtgaaatgctgaatacaacaggtgtagtagagcttacagtgaaatattgaatacaacaggtgtagtagacctcacagtgaaatgctgaatacaacaggtgtagtagaccttacagtgaaatgctgaataaaacaggtgtagtagaccttacagtgaaatgctgaatacaacaggtgtagtagaccttatagtgaaatgctgaatacaacaggtgtagtagacctcacagtgaaatgctgaatacaacaggtgtagtagaccttacagtgaaatgctgaatacaacaggtgtagtagacctcacagtgaaatgctgaatacaacaggtgtagtagaccttacagtgaaatgctgaataaaacaggtgtagtagaccttacagtgaaatgctgaatacaacaggtgtagtagaccttatagtgaaatgctgaatacaacaggtgtagtagacctcacagtgaaatgctgaataaaacaggtgtagtagacctgacagtgaaatgctgaataaaacaggtgtagtagaccttacagtgaaatgctgaatacaacaggtgaagtagaccttacagtgaaatgctgaatacaacaggtgaagtagaccttacagtgaaatgctgaatacaacaggtgaagtagaccttacagtgaaatgctgaatacaacaggtgtagtagaccttacagtgaaatgctgaatacaacaggtgtagtagacctcacagtgaaatgctgaataaaacaggtgtagtagtcctcacagtgaaatgctgaataaaacaggtgtagtagaccttacagtgaaatgctgaatacaacaggtgtagtagacctgacagtgaaatgctgaatacaacaggtgtagtagacctcacagtgaaatgctgaatgaaatgctgaataaaacaggtgtagtagaccttacagtgaaatgctgaatacaacaggtgtagtagaccttacagtgaaatgctgaatacaacaggtgtagtagaccttacagtgaaatgctgaatacaacaggtgaagtagaccttacagtgaaatgctgaatacaacaggtgaagtagaccttacagtgaaatgccgaatacaacaggtgtaggtagaccttacagtgaaatgctttacttacgagcccctaaccaacaatgcgtaaaaataaatcacagatcAGAATAAGAAACAAAAGTataaagtaattaaagagcattAATTAAAGAACAGCAGTGAAATAATaacagcgagactatatacagggggtaccggtacagagtcaatgtggaggttatatacggggtgttacggtacagagtcaatgtggaggctatatacagggggttacggtacagagtcaatgtggaggctatatacagggggtaccggtacagagtcaatgtggaggctatatacagggggtaccggtacagagtcaatgtggaggctatattacagggggtaccggtacagagtcaatgtggaggctatatacaggggtaccggtacagagtcaatgtgcggggtcaccggttagttgaggtaatatggacatgtaggtagagttattaaagtgaataTTCATAgttgataacaacagagagtagcagtggtataaaagaggggggggggcgcaatacaaatagtctgggtagataTTTGattagtctatgactagggtggctggagtctttgacaagttttagggccttcctctgacaccgcctggtatagaggtcctggatggcaggcagcttggccccagtgatgtactgggccatacgcacggCCCTCTGTagtgtcggaggccgagcagttgccataccaggcggtgatgcaaccggtcaggatgctctcgatggtgcagctgtcgaaccttttgaggatctgaggacccatgccaaatcttttcagtctcctgaggggggaataggttttgtcgtgcccttttcacgactatcttggtgtgcttggaccgtgttagtttgttggtgatgtggacaccaaggaacttgaagctgtcaacctgctccactacagccccgtcgatgagaatcgGGGCGTGATCGGTccactttttcctgtagtccacaatcatctcctttgtcttgatcacggcCAGGTCTCTGGGCGCTGTACTGGGGGCTGTACTGGGGGGCTGTATTGGAGGGCTGTACTGGAGGGCTGTACTGGAGGGCTGTACTGGAGGGCTGTACTGGGGGCTGTACTGGAGGGCTGTACTGGGGGGCTGTACTGGAGGGCTGTACTGGGGGCTGTACTGGAGGGCTGTACTGGGGGGCTGTACTGGAGGCCTGTACTGGAGGCCTGTACCTAGTACTGGGGGCTGTACTggggaccttctccctataggctgtctcgttgttgtcggtccCGATGAATTGTGAATATTGATGAGTGAGACAGTTACAGACGTACAAACACCCCCCAAGACGTGCTGTATGACATACTGACGATGTAAAGAGGTAACTTGCAAGTAAGTATTTCATTGCATTGTTTACACCCCGCTGTATTCTGATTATATGAAGAATAAAATCGGATTTAATTCAATTCGATTTTTGAAAAGTAAGGATGCTGGCCATTTCAGAAGACACCGTTCTAAAGAGAGTACTCCAGGGCTGTACTGGAGGGCTGTACTGGGGGCTGGAGGGCTGGGGCTGTACTGGGGGCTGTACTGGGGGCTGTACTGGGGGCTgtactgggggctgggggctgtacTGGGGGGCTGTACTGGGGGCTGTACTGGGGGCTGTACTGGGGGCTGTACTGGACTGGGGGCTGTACTGGGGGCTGTACTGGGGGCTGTACTGGGGGCTGTACTGGGGGCTGTACTGGGGGCTGTACTGGGGGCTGTACTGGGGGCTGTACTCCAGGGCTGTACTGGGGGCTGTACTGGGGGCTGTACTGGGGGCTGTACTGGGGGCTGTACTCCAGGGCTGTACTGGAGGGCTGTACTGGGGGCTGTACTGGGGGCTGTACTGGGGGCTACTGGGGGCTGTACTGGGGGCTGTACTGGGGGCTGTACTGGGGGCTGTACTGGGGGCTGTACTGGGGGCTGTACTGGGGGCTGTACTGGGGGCTGTACTGGGGGCTGTACTGGGAGGGCTGTACTGGGGGCTGTACTGGGGGGCTGTACTGGGGGCTGTAGGGCTGTACTGGGGGCTGTACTGGGGGCTGTACTGGGGGCTGTACTGGGGGCTGTACTGGGGGCTGTACTGGGGGCTGTACTGGGGGCTGTACTGGGGGCTGTACTGGAGGGCTGTACTGGGGGCTGTACTGGGGGCTGTACTGGGGGGCTGTACTGGGGGCTGTACTGGGGGGCTGTACTGGAGGGCTGTACTGGAGGGCTGTACTGAGGGCTGTACTGGGGGCTGTACTGGGGGGCTGTACTGGGGGGCTGTACTGGTACTGGGGGCTGTACTGGAGGGCTGTACTGGAGGGCTGTACTGAGGGCTGTACTGGAGGGCTGTACTGGAGGGCTGTACTGGAGGGCTGTACTGAGGGCTGTACTGGGGGCTGTACTGGGGGCTGTACTGGAGGGCTGTACTGGGGGCTGTACTGGGGGGCTGTACTGAGGGCTGTACTGGGGGCTGTACTGAGGGCTGTACTGGGGGCTGTACTGAGGGACTGGGGGCTGTACTGGGGGCTGTACTGAGGGCTGTACTGGGGGCTGTACTGAGGGCTGTACTGGGGGCTGTACTGAGGGGCTGTA
This region of Oncorhynchus masou masou isolate Uvic2021 chromosome 8, UVic_Omas_1.1, whole genome shotgun sequence genomic DNA includes:
- the LOC135543707 gene encoding uncharacterized protein LOC135543707, producing MGNDASRVTVDAFRASLVRAQVGARGRTSRRGIVYISTPRKLDCLGTAPSTALSTALQYIPQYSPQYSHPVQPSVQPSSTSPSTVLQYSPQYIHQYSPQYSPQYSHPVQPSVQPYSTSPSIAPSTSPSTALSTALQYSPQYSPPVQPPVQPSSTAPSTALSTALQYSPQYSPPVQPPVQPSSTAPSTAPSTALQYSPQYSPPVQPPVQPPVQPSSTAHQYSPPVQPPVQPPVQPSSTAPSTALQYSPPVQPPVQPSSTALQYSPQYSPQYSPQYSPPVQPSSTAPQYSPQYSPQYSPQYSPPVQPSSTAPSTAPQYSHPVQPSIQLSVQLSIQPPEQPSSTALQYSLQYSPQFCPQYSPQYSPPVRPSSTALQYSPPVQPSSTAPQYSPPVQPPVQPLSTAPSTALSTAPSTALSTAPSTAPSPSVQPPVQPSVQPPVQPSVQPPSTAPSTALQYSPQYSPQYSPQYSPPVQPSSTALQYSPQYSPPVQPSSTAPSTSTAPQYSPPVQPPVQPSVQPSSTALQYSPPVQPPVQPPSTAPSTAPSTALQYSPQYSPQYSPQYSPQYSPQYSPQYSPQYSPQYSPTAPSTAPQYSPQYSPPSTAPSTAPSTAPSTAPSTAPSTAPSTAPSTAPSTAPSSPQYSPQYSPQYSPPVQPWSTAPSTAPSTAPSTAPSTALEYSPQYSPQYSPQYSPQYSPQYSPQYSPQYSPQSSTAPSTAPSTAPSTAPQYSPQPPVQPPVQPPVQPPVQPQPSSPQYSPPYRPPVQPPSTALQYSPQYSPPVQPPSTALQYSPQYSPPVQPSSTALQYSPPIQPPSTAPSTAPRDLAVIKTKEMIVDYRKKWTDHAPILIDGAVVEQVDSFNCTIESILTGCITAWYGNCSASDTTEGRAYGPVHHWGQAACHPGPLYQAVSEEGPKTCQRLQPP